The following coding sequences are from one Humulus lupulus chromosome X, drHumLupu1.1, whole genome shotgun sequence window:
- the LOC133803215 gene encoding cinnamoyl-CoA reductase 1-like, with translation MASAVVEKRRKVVCVTGAGGFVASSLVNLLLSNDYIVHGTVRQPNDAKYAHLSSLNKASENLKLFKADLLDYGSLVSAIHGCSGVFHVASPVPPSSVPNPEIELIEPAVSGTLNVLKACREAKVERVIYVSSIAAVAMNPNWPKDQVMDETSWSDKDYCRTTQNWYCLSKTLAESEAFEFSRKTGLHVVSVCPTIVLGPILQSNVNASTLILLKLLKEGYESIENRLRSIVDVRDVAEAILMAYEKPEAEGRYICTSHIIKAKDLVDKLKSLYPNYNYPKNFTEVENEKKVSSEKLQKFGWKFRPLNETLTDSIESYRAAGLLD, from the exons ATGGCGTCGGCGGTGGTTGAGAAAAGGCGTAAAGTGGTCTGCGTGACCGGGGCCGGTGGCTTCGTCGCTTCCTCGCTCGTCAACCTTCTCCTTTCGAACGACTATATTGTCCACGGAACTGTTCGACAACCCA ACGATGCTAAGTACGCTCACTTAAGTAGTCTGAATAAGGCATCGGAGAATCTCAAGCTATTTAAAGCTGATTTGTTGGATTACGGTTCTCTGGTCTCTGCAATTCATGGCTGCAGCGGAGTGTTCCATGTTGCTAGTCCAGTTCCCCCATCGTCAGTCCCAAACCCAGAG ATTGAACTGATTGAGCCTGCGGTGAGTGGCACGCTTAATGTGCTCAAAGCTTGTCGTGAAGCCAAAGTTGAACGAGTGATTTACGTGTCTTCAATTGCTGCTGTGGCCATGAATCCCAACTGGCCCAAAGATCAGGTCATGGATGAAACATCCTGGTCTGATAAGGATTACTGCAGAACAACTCAG AACTGGTATTGTCTATCTAAAACACTAGCTGAAAGTGAGGCTTTTGAGTTTTCAAGGAAAACTGGGCTTCACGTGGTGTCTGTCTGTCCCACCATTGTTTTGGGACCGATTCTACAGTCCAACGTGAATGCAAGCACCTTGATTCTCCTTAAACTTTTGAAAG AAGGGTATGAGTCAATTGAAAACAGACTGCGGTCTATAGTAGATGTGCGTGATGTAGCTGAAGCAATTCTTATGGCGTACGAGAAGCCCGAGGCTGAAGGAAGATATATATGTACTTCTCACATAATTAAAGCAAAGGATTTGGTGGATAAGCTGAAGAGTTTATATCCTAACTACAATTATCCGAAGAA CTTTACTGAAGTCGAGAATGAAAAGAAAGTGAGCTCCGAAAAGCTGCAGAAGTTTGGTTGGAAATTCCGGCCACTAAACGAAACTCTAACTGATTCTATTGAAAGCTACCGGGCAGCTGGACTATTGGATTGA
- the LOC133807052 gene encoding uncharacterized protein LOC133807052, whose amino-acid sequence MAYHHVPVPSSGSSSSSGYQFLNSPFGDTTYTKVFVGGLAWETQSETMRRYFEEFGDILEAVVITDKNTGRSKGYGFVTFRDPEAARRACADPAPIIDGRRANCNLASLGRPRPPIPYGRPRPAAQYIGNMQTARGGYVGSFGYQQQPLSYNYQGLMYPPYGYATYGPEYVYPQGGYNPYAGQQYLQIYGVPAAVNTAVYPYGQVGQSVPSGQGYTNMHGYTMQSHQLVQFSGPGVNALTTSPMPTMQAPYPSGMAAPVMAQPQFIVPAPSQYVQGGSSDQTTG is encoded by the exons ATGGCGTATCACCATGTTCCAGTTCCGAGTTCGGGATCGAGTTCCAGTTCTGGGTATCAGTTTCTCAATTCCCCTTTTGGGGATACTACTTACACCAAGGTTTTCGTGGGTGGTCTCGCTTGGGAGACACAGAGCGAGACTATGAGACGATACTTCGAGGAGTTTGGGGATATTCTGGAGGCCGTTGTCATCACTGATAAGAACACTGGACGATCCAAAGGCTACGGTTTT GTGACTTTCCGGGACCCGGAGGCTGCTAGAAGAGCTTGTGCTGATCCAGCTCCAATCATCGACGGCAGGCGCGCAAACTGCAATCTTGCTTCCCTTGGCCGGCCTAGGCCACCTATCCCCTATG GACGTCCAAGACCTGCGGCTCAATACATAGGAAACATGCAAACTGCTCGTGGGGGTTATGTTGGAAGTTTTGGGTACCAACAACAACCACTCTCTTACAACTACCAAGGGCTAATGTATCCACCTTATGG GTATGCAACATATGGACCAGAGTATGTGTATCCACAG GGTGGTTACAATCCGTATGCCGGTCAGCAATATCTTCAGATATATGGAGTACCTGCGGCAGTTAATACAGCTGTCTATCCATATGGACAAGTAGGTCAATCTGTTCCTAGTGGTCAGGGTTATACCAACATGCATGGATATACAATGCAGAGTCATCAACTAGTGCAGTTTAGTGGACCCGGAGTGAATGCTTTAACAACTTCACCTATGCCTACAATGCAAGCACCCTATCCTTCAG GTATGGCAGCACCTGTTATGGCCCAACCACAGTTTATAGTTCCTGCTCCATCTCAGTATGTGCAAGGTGGCAGTTCTGACCAAACAACCGGGTGA
- the LOC133804299 gene encoding psbP domain-containing protein 3, chloroplastic-like translates to MASIGLWCPWSLQRPLSHFTFVSNNNKGTPRIGGQQWAVQCCKNDEPQQCFQNRRQILVGMTMSFAGFSCNPILSNAFAETDVAEGFRIYTDDVNKFKISVPKGWSLAAGEPDGFKSVTAFYPEGNTSSNVSVVITGLGPDFTKIESFGKVDEFAETLVSGLDRSWQRPPGVEAKLINSKSSNGFYYIEYTLQRPGETRRYLFSALGMASNGWINRLYTITGQFEEADLDNYGSQIQQAVKSFRFI, encoded by the exons ATGGCGAGTATTGGGCTTTGGTGTCCTTGGTCTCTGCAACGTCCCCTGAGCCACTTCACATTTGTATCGAACAATAACAAAG GGACTCCCAGAATTGGGGGACAACAATGGGCTGTGCAATGTTGCAAGAACGACGAGCCACAACAATG TTTCCAAAATAGGAGGCAAATTTTGGTTGGCATGACCATGAGTTTTGCTGGGTTTTCGTGTAATCCAATTTTGTCCAATGCATTTGCAGAGACCG ATGTGGCAGAGGGTTTTCGTATCTACACTGATGATGTAAACAAGTTCAAGATATCTGTACCAAAAG GGTGGTCATTGGCTGCAGGTGAGCCTGATGGGTTCAAATCCGTCACTGCTTTCTACCCAGAAGGGAACACTAGCTCCAACG TGAGCGTTGTGATTACGGGGCTTGGTCCGGATTTCACCAAGATAGAATCATTCGGCAAAGTTGATGAGTTTGCTGAGACTCTG GTGAGTGGATTGGACAGGAGCTGGCAAAGACCACCAGGTGTGGAAGCCAAACTTATCAATAGTAAATCTTCCAATG GTTTCTACTACATCGAGTACACCCTGCAAAGACCAGGGGAGACTCGCAGATACTTGTTCTCAGCGCTTGGAATGGCATCCAATGGTTGGATCAACAGGCTATACACCATCACTGGACAG TTTGAGGAAGCAGATTTGGACAACTATGGCTCACAGATACAGCAG GCAGTCAAATCATTTAGGTTTATCTGA
- the LOC133803155 gene encoding AT-hook motif nuclear-localized protein 10: protein MSGSETGLLTSREPFSIGLQKGPVASQPMLQNMRMPFAAADGTGVYKPIAATSPSYQSSAGPGAGGGGGAVVSGDGSAGGGIVSPGGGGGGSGLNMNNMGSGGETMKRKRGRPRKYGPDGTMALALSPPPPSVVVNQSGGGGFSSPHTAAAAAPPSDGGSAGGPGSPSSMKKARGRPPGSTKKQQSDTMGSAGFGFTPHVITVKAGEDVSSKIMSFSQHGPRAVCILSANGAISNVTLRQPATSGGTVTYEGRFEILSLSGSFLLSENGGQRSRTGGLSVSLSGPDGRVLGGGVAGLLMAASPVQVVVGSFVSDGRKESKSANRVEPLSVSQNLGTGGGPTGPGSPASRGTLSESSGGPGSPLNHSTGACNNNNQPLGMSSMPWK, encoded by the exons ATGTCAGGATCTGAAACTGGACTTTTAACGAGTAGAGAGCCCTTCAGTATTGGTCTGCAGAAGGGTCCGGTGGCGTCACAGCCGATGTTACAGAACATGAGAATGCCTTTTGCTGCTGCAGATGGGACAGGAGTGTACAAGCCCATTGCAGCTACCTCACCCTCTTACCAATCCTCTGCCGGCCCCGGCgccggaggaggaggaggagctgTGGTCTCGGGTGATGGTTCAGCCGGCGGCGGTATAGTGTCtcctggtggtggtggtggtggttctggGCTCAATATGAACAACATGGGTAGTGGTGGTGAGACAATGAAAAGGAAAAGAGGGAGACCCAGAAAGTATGGCCCAGATGGCACTATGGCATTGGCGCTGTCCCCTCCGCCACCTTCTGTGGTGGTGAATCAGTCCGGTGGTGGCGGATTTTCTTCTCCTCATACAGCGGCGGCGGCTGCTCCTCCCTCGGATGGTGGCTCGGCCGGTGGTCCCGGTTCTCCCTCGTCCATGAAAAAAGCTAGAGGTAGACCGCCAGGTTCTACCAAAAAGCAACAATCGGATACCATGG GGTCAGCTGGGTTCGGATTCACACCACATGTTATCACAGTCAAAGCCGGAGAG GATGTGTCTtcaaaaataatgtcattttctCAGCATGGTCCGAGGGCTGTGTGCATTCTCTCGGCCAATGGAGCCATATCTAATGTCACCCTTCGCCAGCCAGCCACATCTGGTGGAACCGTTACATATGAG GGGCGATTTGAAATTCTGTCACTCTCTGGTTCGTTTCTTTTATCCGAAAATGGTGGACAGAGAAGTCGAACAGGGGGGCTGAGCGTCTCGTTGTCTGGTCCGGATGGTCGTGTTTTAGGTGGTGGTGTGGCTGGCCTTCTCATGGCTGCTTCTCCTGTTCAG GTGGTTGTAGGGAGTTTTGTCTCAGATGGCCGTAAAGAATCAAAGTCAGCCAACCGGGTGGAGCCATTGTCCGTCTCACAGAACCTTGGCACTGGGGGCGGACCAACTGGGCCCGGCAGCCCAGCATCGCGTGGCACTCTAAGTGAATCTTCAGGGGGGCCAGGTAGCCCACTTAACCATAGTACAGGAGCCTGCAATAACAACAACCAACCACTAGGCATGAGTAGCATGCCATGGAAGTGA